A part of Ammospiza caudacuta isolate bAmmCau1 chromosome 5, bAmmCau1.pri, whole genome shotgun sequence genomic DNA contains:
- the LOC131558123 gene encoding histone H4, translating into MSGRGKGGKGLGKGGAKRHRKVLRDNIQGITKPAIRRLARRGGVKRISGLIYEETRGVLKVFLENVIRDAVTYTEHAKRKTVTAMDVVYALKRQGRTLYGFGG; encoded by the coding sequence ATGTCTGGCCGGGGCAAGGGCGGCAAGGGGCTCGGCAAGGGCGGCGCCAAGCGCCACCGCAAGGTGCTGCGCGACAACATCCAGGGCATCACCAAGCCGGCCATCCGCCGCCTGGCTCGGCGCGGCGGCGTCAAGCGCATCTCGGGGCTCATCTACGAAGAGACGCGCGGCGTGCTCAAGGTCTTCCTGGAGAACGTCATCCGCGACGCCGTCACCTACACGGAGCACGCCAAGAGGAAGACGGTCACGGCCATGGACGTGGTCTACGCCCTCAAGCGCCAGGGTCGCACCCTCTACGGCTTCGGCGGTTAA
- the SMCO3 gene encoding single-pass membrane and coiled-coil domain-containing protein 3, with amino-acid sequence MALSDLLYPDNPKRKQELIHLHQELLDCMSTNFHATNELVGVLNEHLGCTITPIEMRESSTVKENCENIIQVMSEIQHQVQKIDSDMKDKLEPVLYQKLYDIKEPELEKIAIAQRVFSIIFGEATSTAAMVAIKLLGSNHLTLTASKLMGVLAQIGASVLGGVSITIIGLGLEMILHAILGAVERSQLLTAVRSYEKHLAEFKAASEKYQRAIHEVTSLVRQQVQ; translated from the coding sequence ATGGCATTGAGTGACCTCCTTTACCCAGATAATCCCAAGAGAAAGCAAGAACTGATCCATCTGCATCAGGAATTGCTTGACTGTATGTCCACAAATTTCCATGCAACAAACGAGCTGGTTGGAGTGCTGAATGAGCACCTGGGCTGCACCATTACCCCCATTGAGATGAGAGAGAGCAGTACAGTCAAGGAAAACTGTGAGAACATCATTCAAGTGATGAGTGAGATTCAGCACCAGGTGCAGAAGATTGACAGTGACATGAAGGACAAGCTCGAGCCAGTGCTGTACCAGAAGCTATATGATATCAAAGAGCCCGAGCTGGAGAAAATTGCAATAGCCCAGAGagttttttccataatttttggAGAAGCAACTTCAACAGCTGCAATGGTAGCTATCAAACTTCTTGGCTCCAATCATTTAACTCTCACTGCGAGCAAGCTCATGGGTGTCCTGGCGCAGATTGGGGCCTCTGTTCTTGGGGGAGTTAGCATCACCATCATTGGGCTGGGCCTGGAGATGATTCTCCATGCCATCCTGGGAGCTGTGGAGAGGAGCCAGCTGCTGACAGCTGTGAGGAGCTATGAGAAGCACCTGGCTGAGTTTAAAGCAGCCTCAGAAAAGTACCAGCGTGCCATACATGAAGTGACTTCTTTGGTGAGACAGCAAGTTCAGTAA
- the LOC131558115 gene encoding histone H2B 1/2/3/4/6, with product MPEPAKSAPAPKKGSKKAVTKTQKKGDKKRKKSRKESYSIYVYKVLKQVHPDTGISSKAMGIMNSFVNDIFERIAGEASRLAHYNKRSTITSREIQTAVRLLLPGELAKHAVSEGTKAVTKYTSSK from the coding sequence ATGCCCGAGCCGGCCAAGTCCGCCCCCGCGCCCAAGAAGGGCTCCAAGAAGGCGGTGACCAAGACGCAGAAGAAGGGCGACAAGAAGCGCAAGAAGAGCCGCAAGGAGAGCTACTCCATCTACGTGTACAAGGTGCTGAAGCAGGTGCACCCCGACACGGGCATCTCGTCCAAGGCCATGGGCATCATGAACTCCTTCGTCAACGACATCTTCGAGCGCATCGCGGGCGAGGCCTCGCGCCTGGCGCACTACAACAAGCGCTCCACCATCACCTCGCGGGAGATCCAGACGGCCGTGCGCCTGCTGCTGCCCGGCGAGCTGGCCAAGCACGCCGTGTCCGAGGGCACCAAGGCCGTCACCAAGTACACCAGCTCCAAGTAG
- the LOC131558108 gene encoding histone H2B 7, whose protein sequence is MPEPAKSAPAPKKGSKKAVTKTQKKGDKKRKRARKESYSIYVYKVLKQVHPDTGISSKAMSIMNSFVNDIFERIAGEASRLAHYNKRSTITSREIQTAVRLLLPGELAKHAVSEGTKAVTKYTSSK, encoded by the coding sequence ATGCCTGAGCCGGCGAAGTCTGCTCCAGCACCGAAGAAAGGCTCCAAGAAGGCGGTGACCAAGACGCAGAAGAAGGGCGACAAGAAGCGCAAGAGGGCAAGGAAAGAGAGCTACTCCATCTACGTGTACAAGGTGCTGAAGCAGGTGCACCCCGACACGGGCATCTCGTCCAAGGCCATGAGTATCATGAATTCTTTCGTCAACGACATCTTCGAGCGCATCGCGGGCGAGGCCTCGCGCCTGGCGCACTACAACAAGCGCTCCACCATCACCTCGCGGGAGATCCAGACGGCCGTGCGCCTGCTGCTGCCCGGCGAGCTGGCCAAGCACGCCGTGTCCGAGGGCACCAAGGCCGTCACCAAGTACACCAGCTCCAAGTAA
- the WBP11 gene encoding WW domain-binding protein 11 isoform X2: protein MGRRSTSSTKSGKFMNPTDQARKEARKRELKKNKKQRMMVRAAVLKMKDPKQIIRDMEKLDEMEFNPVQQPQLNEKVLKDKRKKLRETFERILRLYEKENPDIYKELRKLEVEYEQKRAQLSQYFDAVKNAQHVEVESIPLPDMPHAPSNILIQDIPLPGAQPPSILKKTSAYGPPVRSISVLPPPGLGVPRLPPGRKPPGPPPGPPPPQVLQMYGRKVGFNLDVAPRRREEEISYSSEAGQRGHDDDMSSTSEDEGYPEDMDQDKHDESSDDSDSDRSDADSEGEDFLHRDNDKEREGGEEKKSGHSVRFADMPGKSRKKKKNMKELTPLQAMMLRMAGQEIPEEGREVEEYSEEEEEEEEDSESEETSQQQQQQQLSEEALAETGSSTATSQAQQQQQSAQAVPPAQIQAPPMPGPPPLGPPPAPPLRPPGPPTGLPPGPPPGAPPFLRPPGLPGLRGPLPRLLPPGPPPGRPPGPPPGPPPGLPPGPPPRGPPPRLPPPAPPGIPPPRPGMLRPPLVPPLGPAPPGLFPPAPIPNPGVLSAPPSLIQRPKADDTSAATIEKKATATISAKPQITNPKAEITRFVPTALRVRRENKGAAAASQRKQEDEPALPLTKAAPKAGASAPISVQTKDDVYEAFMKEMEGLL from the exons ATGGGGCGGAGATCTACATCATCCACCAAGAGTGGGAAGTTTATGAATCCCACGGATCAGGCCC GGAAGGAAGCTCGGAAAAGGGAACTAAAGAAG AACAAAAAGCAGCGGATGATGGTCCGAGCAGCTGTGCTGAAGATGAAAGATCCGAAGCAGATTATCCGGGACATGGAAAAGTTGGATGAGATGG AGTTTAACCCGGTACAGCAGCCACAACTTAATGAAAAAGTGCTGAAGGACAAACGCAAAAAGCTCCGTGAGACTTTTGAGCGTATCTTGCGTCTCTACGAGAAGGAGAACCCTGACATCTACAAGGAGCTGCGCAAGCTGGAAGTGGAGTACGAGCAGAagagagcacagctcagccagtACTTTGATGCTGTCAAG AATGCTCAACATGTTGAAGTGGAGAGTATCCCCTTACCAGATATGCCTCATGCTCCCTCCAACATCCTCATACAGGACATCCCCCTTCCAGGGGCTCAGCCACCTTCTATCCTCAAGAAGACATCAGCCTATGG CCCACCGGTTCGCTccatttctgtgctccctccccCGGGGCTCGGTGTTCCGCGTTTACCTCCGGGCAGGAAGCCCCCAGGCCCTCCCCCAGGGCCGCCCCCTCCTCAGGTGCTGCAGATGTATGGCCGTAAGGTGGGCTTCAACTTGGACGTGGCGCCTCGAAGGCGAGAGGAGGAGATTTCTTACAGTTCTGAAGCAG GACAGCGAGGCCATGATGATGACATGTCCAGCACCAGTGAAGATGAAGGTTACCCTGAGGATATGGATCAAGACAAGCACGATGAGAGCAGCgatgacagtgacagtgatAGGTCGGATGCAGACAGTGAAGGAGAGGACTTCCTGCATCGTGATAATGACAAGGAGAGGGAAGGTggtgaagaaaagaaatcag GTCACAGTGTCCGGTTTGCAGACATGCCTGGCAAGTCAcgaaagaagaagaagaacatgAAAGAACTGACTCCACTCCAGGCCATGATGTTACGAATGGCAG GCCAGGAAATTCcagaagaagggagagaggtgGAAGAATATtcagaagaagaggaggaggaggaagaggactCAGAGTCTGAAGAGACatcacagcaacagcagcagcaacagctcaGTGAGGAGGCACTTGCAGAGACCGGGTCATCCACTGCGACTTCCCAggcgcagcagcagcagcagagtgcccaggctgtgcctccAGCTCAGATACAGGCACCTCCCATGCCTGGGCCTCCTCCTCTGGGAccacctccagcccctccacTGAGGCCCCCAGGCCCACCCACCGGCCTTCCTCCTGGCCCTCCACCCG GAGCTCCTCcgttcctgaggcctccaggGTTACCGGGGTTGCGTGGGCCTTTGCCTCGGCTGCTGCCACCTGGTCCTCCCCCGGGGCGACCGCCTGGTCCTCCCCCAGGCCCCCCACCAGGCCTGCCCCCAGGTCCTCCTCCACGTGGCCCTCCTCCTCGTCtgccccctcctgcccccccAG GTATCCCTCCTCCTCGCCCAGGCATGTTACGGCCGCCCCTGGTGCCTCCCTTAGGACCTGCCCCACCCGGGCTGTTCCCACCAGCTCCCATTCCAAACCCTGGGGTGCTGAGCGCCCCGCCCAGCCTGATCCAGCGGCCCAAGGCGGACGACACCAGCGCTGCCACCATCGAGAAGAAGGCCACGGCCACCATCAGCGCCAAGCCGCAGATCACCAACCCCAAGGCGGAGATCACGCGCTTCGTGCCCACCGCGCTGCGCGTGCGCCGCGAGAACAAAGGCGCAGCCGCCGCATCCCAGAGGAAGCAGGAGGatgagcctgccctgcccttaaCCAAAGCTGCCCCTAAGGCTGGTGCGTCTGCCCCTATCTCTGTACAGACAAAGGATGATGTGTATGAAGCCTTCATGAAAGAAATGGAAGGTCTCCTGTGA
- the WBP11 gene encoding WW domain-binding protein 11 isoform X1: MTRRKKIKMGRRSTSSTKSGKFMNPTDQARKEARKRELKKNKKQRMMVRAAVLKMKDPKQIIRDMEKLDEMEFNPVQQPQLNEKVLKDKRKKLRETFERILRLYEKENPDIYKELRKLEVEYEQKRAQLSQYFDAVKNAQHVEVESIPLPDMPHAPSNILIQDIPLPGAQPPSILKKTSAYGPPVRSISVLPPPGLGVPRLPPGRKPPGPPPGPPPPQVLQMYGRKVGFNLDVAPRRREEEISYSSEAGQRGHDDDMSSTSEDEGYPEDMDQDKHDESSDDSDSDRSDADSEGEDFLHRDNDKEREGGEEKKSGHSVRFADMPGKSRKKKKNMKELTPLQAMMLRMAGQEIPEEGREVEEYSEEEEEEEEDSESEETSQQQQQQQLSEEALAETGSSTATSQAQQQQQSAQAVPPAQIQAPPMPGPPPLGPPPAPPLRPPGPPTGLPPGPPPGAPPFLRPPGLPGLRGPLPRLLPPGPPPGRPPGPPPGPPPGLPPGPPPRGPPPRLPPPAPPGIPPPRPGMLRPPLVPPLGPAPPGLFPPAPIPNPGVLSAPPSLIQRPKADDTSAATIEKKATATISAKPQITNPKAEITRFVPTALRVRRENKGAAAASQRKQEDEPALPLTKAAPKAGASAPISVQTKDDVYEAFMKEMEGLL; this comes from the exons ATGACAAG aagaaaaaagatcaaAATGGGGCGGAGATCTACATCATCCACCAAGAGTGGGAAGTTTATGAATCCCACGGATCAGGCCC GGAAGGAAGCTCGGAAAAGGGAACTAAAGAAG AACAAAAAGCAGCGGATGATGGTCCGAGCAGCTGTGCTGAAGATGAAAGATCCGAAGCAGATTATCCGGGACATGGAAAAGTTGGATGAGATGG AGTTTAACCCGGTACAGCAGCCACAACTTAATGAAAAAGTGCTGAAGGACAAACGCAAAAAGCTCCGTGAGACTTTTGAGCGTATCTTGCGTCTCTACGAGAAGGAGAACCCTGACATCTACAAGGAGCTGCGCAAGCTGGAAGTGGAGTACGAGCAGAagagagcacagctcagccagtACTTTGATGCTGTCAAG AATGCTCAACATGTTGAAGTGGAGAGTATCCCCTTACCAGATATGCCTCATGCTCCCTCCAACATCCTCATACAGGACATCCCCCTTCCAGGGGCTCAGCCACCTTCTATCCTCAAGAAGACATCAGCCTATGG CCCACCGGTTCGCTccatttctgtgctccctccccCGGGGCTCGGTGTTCCGCGTTTACCTCCGGGCAGGAAGCCCCCAGGCCCTCCCCCAGGGCCGCCCCCTCCTCAGGTGCTGCAGATGTATGGCCGTAAGGTGGGCTTCAACTTGGACGTGGCGCCTCGAAGGCGAGAGGAGGAGATTTCTTACAGTTCTGAAGCAG GACAGCGAGGCCATGATGATGACATGTCCAGCACCAGTGAAGATGAAGGTTACCCTGAGGATATGGATCAAGACAAGCACGATGAGAGCAGCgatgacagtgacagtgatAGGTCGGATGCAGACAGTGAAGGAGAGGACTTCCTGCATCGTGATAATGACAAGGAGAGGGAAGGTggtgaagaaaagaaatcag GTCACAGTGTCCGGTTTGCAGACATGCCTGGCAAGTCAcgaaagaagaagaagaacatgAAAGAACTGACTCCACTCCAGGCCATGATGTTACGAATGGCAG GCCAGGAAATTCcagaagaagggagagaggtgGAAGAATATtcagaagaagaggaggaggaggaagaggactCAGAGTCTGAAGAGACatcacagcaacagcagcagcaacagctcaGTGAGGAGGCACTTGCAGAGACCGGGTCATCCACTGCGACTTCCCAggcgcagcagcagcagcagagtgcccaggctgtgcctccAGCTCAGATACAGGCACCTCCCATGCCTGGGCCTCCTCCTCTGGGAccacctccagcccctccacTGAGGCCCCCAGGCCCACCCACCGGCCTTCCTCCTGGCCCTCCACCCG GAGCTCCTCcgttcctgaggcctccaggGTTACCGGGGTTGCGTGGGCCTTTGCCTCGGCTGCTGCCACCTGGTCCTCCCCCGGGGCGACCGCCTGGTCCTCCCCCAGGCCCCCCACCAGGCCTGCCCCCAGGTCCTCCTCCACGTGGCCCTCCTCCTCGTCtgccccctcctgcccccccAG GTATCCCTCCTCCTCGCCCAGGCATGTTACGGCCGCCCCTGGTGCCTCCCTTAGGACCTGCCCCACCCGGGCTGTTCCCACCAGCTCCCATTCCAAACCCTGGGGTGCTGAGCGCCCCGCCCAGCCTGATCCAGCGGCCCAAGGCGGACGACACCAGCGCTGCCACCATCGAGAAGAAGGCCACGGCCACCATCAGCGCCAAGCCGCAGATCACCAACCCCAAGGCGGAGATCACGCGCTTCGTGCCCACCGCGCTGCGCGTGCGCCGCGAGAACAAAGGCGCAGCCGCCGCATCCCAGAGGAAGCAGGAGGatgagcctgccctgcccttaaCCAAAGCTGCCCCTAAGGCTGGTGCGTCTGCCCCTATCTCTGTACAGACAAAGGATGATGTGTATGAAGCCTTCATGAAAGAAATGGAAGGTCTCCTGTGA
- the LOC131558044 gene encoding histone H1: MSETAPVAAPAVSAPAAKAAAKKPKKAASGSKARKPAGPSVTELITKAVSASKERKGLSLAALKKALAAGGYDVEKNNSRIKLGLKSLVSKGTLVQTKGTGASGSFKLNKKPGETKEKATKKKPAAKPKKPAAKKPASAAKKPKKAAAVKKSPKKAKKPAAAAAKKAAKSPKKAAKAGRPKKAAKSPAKAKAVKPKAAKPKAAKPKAAKAKKAAPKKK; the protein is encoded by the coding sequence ATGTCCGAGACCGCGCCCGTCGCCGCTCCCGCTGTCTCCGCGCCCGCCGCCAAGGCCGCCGCCAAGAAGCCGAAGAAGGCGGCGAGCGGCTCCAAGGCCCGCAAGCCCGCGGGGCCCAGCGTCACCGAGCTGATCACCAAGGCCGTGTCCGCCTCCAAGGAGCGCAAGGGGCTCTCGCTCGCCGCGCTCAAGAAGGCGCTGGCCGCCGGCGGCTACGATGTGGAGAAGAACAACAGCCGCATCAAGCTGGGGCTCAAGAGCCTCGTCAGCAAGGGCACCCTGGTGCAGACCAAGGGCACCGGCGCCTCCGGCTCCTTCAAGCTGAATAAGAAGCCGGGggagacaaaagaaaaagcGACCAAGAAGAAGCCCGCAGCCAAGCCTAAGAAGCCGGCGGCCAAGAAGCCCGCCAGCGCCGCCAAGAAGCCCAAGAAAGCGGCGGCGGTGAAGAAGAGCCCCAAGAAGGCGAAGAAGCCGGCGGCTGCAGCGGCCAAGAAAGCGGCCAAGAGCCCCAAGAAAGCCGCCAAGGCCGGGCGCCCCAAGAAGGCGGCCAAGAGCCCGGCCAAGGCAAAGGCCGTGAAGCCCAAAGCGGCCAAGCCCAAGGCAGCCAAACCCAAAGCGGCCAAGGCGAAGAAGGCGGCGCCCAAAAAGAAGTAA
- the LOC131558391 gene encoding histone H2A, with protein MSGRGKQGGKARAKAKSRSSRAGLQFPVGRVHRLLRKGNYAERVGAGAPVYLAAVLEYLTAEILELAGNAARDNKKTRIIPRHLQLAIRNDEELNKLLGKVTIAQGGVLPNIQAVLLPKKTDSHKAKSK; from the coding sequence ATGTCGGGTCGCGGGAAGCAGGGCGGCAAGGCGCGGGCCAAGGCCAAGTCGCGCTCGTCGCGGGCCGGGCTGCAGTTCCCCGTGGGCCGCGTGCACCGGCTGCTGCGCAAGGGCAACTACGCGGAGCGCGTGGGCGCGGGCGCGCCGGTGTACCTGGCGGCCGTGCTGGAGTACCTGACGGCCGAGATCCTGGAGCTGGCGGGCAACGCGGCCCGCGACAACAAGAAGACGCGCATCATCCCCCGCCACCTGCAGCTCGCCATCCGCAACGACGAGGAGCTCAACAAGCTGCTGGGCAAGGTGACGATCGCGCAGGGCGGCGTGCTGCCCAACATCCAGGCCGTGCTGCTGCCCAAGAAGACCGACAGCCACAAGGCGAAAAGCAAGTGA